The Xanthomonas fragariae genome has a segment encoding these proteins:
- a CDS encoding IS5 family transposase (programmed frameshift) → MTRRKEIPIALWKRIEPLIPQVKRSPKGGRPRISDQQALNGIVYVLRTGVPWEDLPMELGYGSGMTCWRRLRDWQAAGVWHRLHHVLLTELRRAQTLDLSRASLDAASVAFPPGGAYTGPNPTDRGKLGSKRHLIVDRNGVPLAVCVTGANRHDSVVFEELIDALPPIGGKPGRPRRWPDKLHADKAYDIDRCRAFLKQRGIIARIARKGIARNDRLGRHRWVVERTHAWFAGMGKLRIRFERRIDLHLALLSLACSIICLRLLPGFC, encoded by the exons ATGACACGTCGCAAAGAGATCCCCATTGCGCTGTGGAAGCGCATCGAGCCGCTGATTCCCCAAGTGAAGCGTTCGCCCAAAGGTGGACGGCCGCGTATCAGTGATCAGCAAGCCCTCAACGGCATCGTCTATGTCCTGCGCACGGGCGTGCCATGGGAAGACCTGCCTATGGAGCTGGGCTATGGCAGCGGCATGACCTGCTGGCGCCGGTTGCGTGATTGGCAGGCCGCCGGTGTGTGGCATCGTCTGCACCATGTGTTGCTGACCGAACTGCGTCGCGCCCAGACGCTGGATCTGAGCCGAGCCAGTCTGGACGCCGCCAGTGTGGCCT TCCCCCCGGGGGGCGCCTACACCGGGCCAAACCCGACCGATCGCGGCAAACTCGGCAGCAAACGGCATCTGATCGTGGACCGCAACGGCGTGCCCTTGGCAGTGTGCGTCACCGGCGCCAATCGGCACGACTCGGTCGTGTTCGAGGAGTTGATCGACGCCTTGCCGCCAATTGGTGGCAAACCAGGGCGCCCGCGACGTTGGCCAGACAAATTGCACGCCGACAAGGCTTACGACATCGACCGCTGTCGCGCCTTCCTCAAGCAGCGCGGCATCATTGCGCGGATCGCACGCAAGGGGATCGCGCGCAACGACCGGTTGGGCCGTCATCGCTGGGTCGTCGAGCGCACGCATGCCTGGTTCGCAGGCATGGGCAAACTGCGCATCCGCTTTGAACGCCGCATCGATCTCCACTTGGCGTTGCTCTCGCTTGCATGCTCCATCATCTGCTTACGGCTTCTTCCTGGGTTTTGTTAG
- the xopH gene encoding type III secretion system effector XopH, whose protein sequence is MPNKISGSIAPSASSDGMKSADCAENIKEEVVSKHAHQAVPAELADLPSRQPPRSKTALYQVIQKFRDPLHLPPPPTSHPVLAYDRDLGSSDNFRSSDEEDLPESFNPTGWKDLHVSGSGSIASIGQITRLKPSKERPVVVLDAREESHAIVGGYPGTWRTPNNWGNAGKSRDEALADEQQRIQALKSQETVHIFHRKDVKSEASNPRGATLSKPLIFSEEELVKTAGAKYVRLTVTDHLSPRADDIDAFIAMEREMAQDERLHVHCGMGLGRTKIFIVMHDILRNAAMLSFNDIIERQRKFNPGRSLDNNKDVSDKGRSEFRNERSEFLPLFYEYAKENPKGQPFLWSEWLGHNV, encoded by the coding sequence ATGCCGAACAAAATCTCCGGGTCAATTGCACCATCGGCCAGCAGCGACGGGATGAAGAGTGCCGACTGCGCTGAGAATATTAAAGAGGAGGTTGTATCAAAACACGCTCATCAAGCGGTTCCCGCAGAACTCGCTGATCTGCCAAGCCGGCAACCACCTCGGTCGAAAACAGCACTTTATCAGGTAATCCAGAAATTCAGAGACCCTTTGCATCTCCCGCCACCACCCACGTCACATCCTGTTCTAGCTTACGATAGGGATCTAGGATCATCCGATAATTTCCGCTCTTCGGATGAAGAAGACCTCCCCGAAAGTTTCAATCCGACTGGCTGGAAGGACCTGCACGTTTCAGGTAGCGGCAGTATAGCATCCATTGGACAGATTACTAGGTTGAAGCCGTCCAAGGAGCGCCCAGTGGTCGTTCTGGATGCTCGCGAAGAGTCGCATGCCATTGTCGGCGGTTATCCAGGTACTTGGCGTACACCAAACAACTGGGGCAATGCTGGCAAATCACGTGACGAAGCCTTGGCAGACGAGCAACAGAGGATTCAAGCGCTTAAATCGCAGGAGACGGTACATATCTTCCATCGCAAAGATGTCAAGAGCGAAGCCAGCAACCCACGCGGGGCGACGTTAAGTAAGCCACTGATTTTTAGTGAAGAAGAGCTTGTGAAAACTGCGGGTGCAAAATATGTACGTTTGACAGTGACAGATCATCTTTCACCACGTGCGGACGATATTGATGCGTTTATTGCAATGGAGCGGGAGATGGCCCAGGATGAGAGACTGCACGTACATTGTGGTATGGGTCTAGGCCGTACGAAAATATTTATTGTCATGCATGACATACTAAGAAATGCTGCGATGTTATCGTTTAATGATATTATCGAACGGCAACGTAAATTTAATCCAGGGCGAAGCTTGGATAATAATAAAGACGTTTCTGACAAGGGGCGCTCAGAATTTCGTAATGAACGGTCAGAGTTCCTTCCTCTATTCTACGAGTACGCCAAGGAAAATCCAAAGGGCCAACCATTTTTATGGTCCGAATGGCTCGGCCACAACGTGTAA
- the dnaE gene encoding DNA polymerase III subunit alpha, whose protein sequence is MSTSRFVHLHVHTEFSLADSTIRVPEKPDQADPKKAKQANLLSRAVELDMPALAVADLNNLFALVKFYKAAEGVGIKPIAGADVMIATPDMTPWRMTLLCRDREGYLSLSRLLTRAWMEGHRPEGGVAIHPEWLQSGHANLFALAGRDSLAGRLFGEGRADLAEQQLADWQRVFGDGLHLELTRTGREGEERFNQFALHAAGVRGLPVVASNDVRFLYASDFNAHEARVCISSGRVLDDPKRPHHYSDQQYLKSGEEMAALFADVPDAIDNTHALAQRCNIEMRLGTYFLPAYPVPENETLDSWIRSQSRDGLAARLEKSPIAPGKTRQDYVDRLEFELDTIIEMGFPGYFLIVADFIQWGKNQGIPIGPGRGSGAGSLVAWALQITDLDPLPYNLLFERFLNPERVSMPDFDIDFCMDRRDEVIDYVARKYGRERVSQIITYGTMAAKAVVRDAGRVLGFTYGLVDSVAKLIPNILGITLKDAMGEGKDSEMASPDLIQRYQVEDDVRDLMDLARQLEDLTRNAGKHAGGVVIAPEPLSEFCPLFAEHDEDGRGKNPVTQFDKDDVEAVGLVKFDFLGLRTLTIIDWAVKAINARHARAGIDPVDITAIPLDDVPTYKGVFASGNTGAVFQFESSGMRRLLKDARPDRFEDLIALVSLYRPGPMDLIPDFNARKHGKQEIVYPDPRTEVILKDTYGIMVYQEQVMQMAQIVGDYSLGGADLLRRAMGKKVPAEMAKHREIFREGAAKGGVSAHKADEIFDLMEKFAGYGFNKSHAAAYALISYQTAWLKRHYPAEFMAATLSSDMDNTDKVVGFLDEVRNLGLTVKPPGINASAYMFQAAGPDTIQYGLGAIKGVGQGACEAIVEERQRGGPYTTLLDFCTRVGTAKLNRRTLEAMINAGAMDGLGKNRASLMLQLPEVMKATEQMARERASGQNSLFGGPDPSVPAMRLDLPESKEWPLGQLLTGERETLGFYLSGHPFDTHRDEVRELVGCDLGSLEKILTSQQRGGGDGEKRAWRPEVSAILAGLVIGVRRKGESQVFVQLEDGRGRVECSAFSDAMAEFGHLLTRDRILIVKGGLREDEFNGGYSLRIRQCWDYEQICAEHTQRLSLRLDLREKQAWKRIDALLAKHRPGKTPLRLDLLLRAPSGGVAGMLDLNGSHSVRIDQQLMDSLRADPAVRTLKIKYNPPWA, encoded by the coding sequence ATGTCCACTTCCCGCTTCGTCCATCTGCACGTCCACACCGAGTTCTCGCTGGCGGATTCCACCATCCGTGTGCCCGAGAAACCGGATCAGGCTGATCCGAAAAAGGCCAAGCAGGCCAACCTGCTCAGCCGCGCGGTCGAACTCGACATGCCCGCGCTGGCAGTCGCCGACCTGAACAATCTGTTCGCGCTGGTCAAGTTCTACAAGGCCGCCGAAGGCGTGGGCATCAAGCCGATTGCCGGCGCCGACGTGATGATCGCCACGCCGGACATGACGCCCTGGCGTATGACCCTGCTGTGTCGTGACCGCGAAGGCTATCTGAGCCTGTCGCGTCTGCTCACCCGCGCCTGGATGGAAGGCCACCGCCCCGAAGGCGGCGTAGCGATCCACCCGGAATGGCTGCAGAGCGGGCACGCCAACCTGTTCGCCCTGGCGGGGCGCGACAGCCTGGCCGGGCGCCTGTTCGGCGAAGGCCGCGCCGACCTGGCCGAGCAGCAACTGGCCGACTGGCAACGCGTATTCGGCGATGGCCTGCATCTGGAACTCACCCGCACCGGGCGCGAGGGCGAGGAACGCTTCAACCAATTCGCCCTGCATGCCGCCGGTGTGCGCGGCCTGCCTGTGGTGGCCAGCAACGATGTGCGCTTTCTCTACGCCAGCGACTTCAATGCGCACGAAGCACGCGTGTGCATTTCGTCGGGCCGCGTGCTGGACGATCCCAAACGTCCGCACCACTACAGCGACCAGCAATACCTGAAATCGGGCGAGGAGATGGCCGCGTTGTTCGCCGACGTGCCCGACGCCATCGACAACACGCATGCGCTGGCGCAACGCTGCAATATCGAGATGCGCCTGGGCACCTACTTCCTGCCAGCCTATCCGGTGCCGGAAAACGAAACGCTGGACAGCTGGATCCGCAGCCAGTCGCGCGATGGTCTGGCGGCACGCTTGGAAAAGAGCCCGATCGCGCCGGGCAAGACCCGCCAGGACTATGTCGACCGCCTGGAATTCGAGTTGGACACCATCATCGAGATGGGCTTTCCCGGCTATTTCCTGATCGTGGCCGACTTCATCCAATGGGGAAAAAACCAGGGCATTCCGATCGGCCCGGGCCGCGGTTCCGGTGCCGGCTCGCTGGTGGCGTGGGCACTGCAGATCACCGATCTGGACCCGCTGCCCTACAACCTGCTGTTCGAGCGCTTCCTCAATCCCGAACGCGTGTCCATGCCCGACTTCGACATCGACTTCTGCATGGATCGCCGCGACGAAGTGATCGACTACGTGGCGCGCAAGTACGGGCGCGAACGAGTCAGCCAGATCATCACTTACGGCACCATGGCCGCCAAGGCGGTGGTGCGCGATGCCGGGCGCGTGCTCGGCTTCACCTATGGTCTGGTCGACAGCGTGGCCAAGCTGATCCCCAACATCCTGGGCATCACGCTCAAGGATGCGATGGGAGAAGGCAAGGACTCGGAGATGGCCTCGCCGGATCTGATCCAGCGCTATCAGGTCGAAGACGACGTGCGCGATCTGATGGATCTGGCCCGTCAGCTCGAAGACCTCACCCGCAACGCCGGCAAGCACGCTGGCGGGGTGGTGATCGCGCCCGAGCCGCTCTCCGAATTCTGCCCACTGTTCGCCGAACACGACGAGGACGGGCGCGGCAAGAATCCGGTCACCCAGTTCGACAAGGACGACGTCGAAGCGGTCGGCCTGGTGAAGTTCGACTTCCTCGGCCTGCGCACGCTGACCATCATCGATTGGGCAGTCAAGGCGATCAACGCACGCCACGCGCGCGCCGGCATCGACCCGGTCGACATCACCGCTATCCCGCTCGACGACGTGCCTACCTACAAGGGCGTGTTCGCATCTGGCAATACCGGCGCGGTGTTTCAGTTCGAATCCTCGGGCATGCGCCGCCTGCTCAAGGACGCGCGCCCGGACCGCTTCGAAGACCTGATCGCGCTGGTATCGCTGTACCGCCCCGGCCCGATGGACCTGATCCCCGACTTCAACGCGCGTAAGCACGGCAAGCAAGAGATCGTTTACCCGGATCCGCGCACCGAAGTCATCCTGAAAGACACCTACGGCATCATGGTGTACCAGGAGCAGGTGATGCAGATGGCGCAGATCGTCGGCGATTATTCGCTAGGCGGTGCCGACCTGCTTCGCCGCGCCATGGGCAAAAAAGTGCCGGCCGAAATGGCCAAGCACCGCGAAATTTTCCGCGAAGGCGCAGCCAAGGGCGGCGTGAGCGCACACAAGGCCGACGAAATCTTCGACCTGATGGAGAAGTTCGCCGGCTACGGTTTCAACAAATCGCACGCCGCCGCGTACGCATTGATCAGCTACCAGACCGCCTGGCTGAAACGGCATTACCCGGCCGAATTCATGGCCGCCACACTGTCCTCGGACATGGACAACACCGACAAGGTGGTCGGCTTTCTCGACGAAGTGCGCAATCTCGGCCTGACCGTCAAGCCACCGGGCATCAACGCATCGGCGTACATGTTCCAGGCCGCAGGCCCGGACACGATTCAATACGGCCTGGGCGCGATCAAAGGCGTCGGCCAGGGCGCATGCGAGGCGATCGTCGAAGAACGCCAGCGCGGCGGACCTTACACGACGCTGCTGGATTTTTGCACCCGCGTGGGTACCGCAAAGCTCAACCGGCGCACGCTGGAAGCGATGATCAATGCTGGCGCAATGGACGGGCTGGGCAAGAACCGCGCCTCGCTGATGCTGCAATTGCCGGAGGTGATGAAGGCCACCGAGCAGATGGCGCGCGAACGGGCCTCGGGCCAGAACTCGCTGTTCGGCGGGCCGGACCCGAGCGTGCCGGCAATGCGCCTGGATCTGCCCGAAAGCAAAGAGTGGCCGCTTGGTCAGTTGCTCACCGGCGAGCGCGAAACATTGGGCTTTTATCTCAGCGGCCATCCGTTCGACACGCACCGGGACGAAGTGCGCGAGCTGGTCGGTTGCGACCTGGGTTCGCTGGAAAAGATCCTGACCTCGCAACAACGCGGCGGCGGCGATGGCGAGAAACGCGCCTGGCGCCCGGAAGTCAGTGCGATTCTGGCGGGCCTGGTGATCGGCGTACGCCGCAAGGGCGAGAGCCAGGTGTTCGTGCAGTTGGAAGACGGTCGCGGACGGGTCGAATGCAGTGCGTTCTCCGATGCGATGGCCGAGTTCGGCCACCTGCTCACCCGCGACCGCATCCTGATCGTCAAGGGCGGCCTGCGCGAGGACGAATTCAACGGTGGCTACAGCCTGCGCATCCGCCAATGCTGGGACTACGAGCAGATCTGCGCCGAGCATACACAGCGGCTGTCGCTGCGCCTGGACCTGCGCGAAAAACAGGCATGGAAGCGCATCGACGCACTATTGGCCAAGCACCGCCCCGGCAAGACGCCATTGCGTCTGGATCTGCTGCTGCGCGCCCCCAGCGGCGGCGTCGCCGGCATGCTCGATCTCAATGGCAGCCACTCGGTGCGCATCGATCAGCAACTGATGGACAGCCTGCGCGCCGATCCGGCAGTACGCACGTTGAAGATCAAGTACAACCCACCGTGGGCTTGA
- a CDS encoding ribonuclease HII: protein MKVLAPRLPIDDANAEVRQSPLFGESPIPNTESRRLIAGVDEAGRGPLAGPVAVAAVVFDPSKPRINGLDDSKQLSAERREQLYARIVERALAWSVVLIDSEEIDRINIYQATMLGMRRAVEGVAHVAGFARIDGNRVPKGLPCPAEALIGGDALDRAIMAASIVAKVTRDRLMHELHAQHPEYRFDRHKGYSTPVHLAALQTHGPCPQHRRSFAPVRLALGSRTPASGTGKLEQLQIGSAAGLP, encoded by the coding sequence ATGAAAGTCCTTGCGCCGCGTTTACCAATAGATGACGCCAACGCCGAGGTGCGCCAGTCGCCCTTGTTTGGCGAATCGCCCATCCCGAATACCGAATCCCGGCGCCTGATTGCCGGCGTCGATGAAGCCGGCCGCGGACCGCTCGCAGGGCCGGTGGCGGTGGCGGCGGTCGTGTTCGATCCCAGCAAGCCGCGCATCAATGGGCTGGACGATTCCAAGCAGCTGAGCGCCGAGCGGCGCGAGCAGCTGTACGCGCGCATCGTCGAGCGAGCACTGGCGTGGTCGGTGGTGCTGATCGATAGCGAAGAAATCGACCGCATCAATATCTACCAGGCAACTATGCTTGGCATGCGGCGCGCAGTGGAAGGTGTGGCGCATGTGGCCGGGTTTGCGCGTATCGATGGCAACCGCGTGCCCAAGGGATTGCCCTGCCCGGCCGAGGCGTTGATTGGCGGCGATGCGCTCGACCGCGCAATCATGGCCGCCTCGATCGTGGCCAAGGTCACCCGCGACCGCCTGATGCATGAGCTGCACGCGCAACACCCCGAATACCGCTTCGACCGGCACAAGGGCTACAGCACCCCGGTGCATCTGGCTGCGCTGCAGACCCATGGGCCGTGCCCGCAGCACCGCCGCAGCTTCGCGCCGGTGAGGTTGGCGCTGGGGAGCCGGACACCGGCATCAGGGACCGGAAAACTGGAACAGCTACAGATCGGGTCGGCGGCGGGATTGCCGTAG
- a CDS encoding CopD family protein: protein MTLYLWIKTFHLLFVIAWMAAVFYLPRILVNIAEAGAEPAVRTQLVLMGRRLYKFGHSMLGLALVLGAVLWQGYRVIPDFPTMGAGGWLHAKLFAVALILAHYIVSGRWLNGVDRGRSLPSGRALRLFNEVPVVLLVGVIWLVLAKPF, encoded by the coding sequence ATGACCTTGTATTTGTGGATCAAGACCTTCCATCTGTTGTTCGTCATCGCCTGGATGGCTGCGGTGTTCTATCTGCCGCGCATCCTGGTCAATATCGCCGAGGCCGGGGCCGAACCTGCGGTGCGCACGCAGCTGGTGCTGATGGGGCGTCGTCTCTATAAGTTCGGCCACAGCATGCTGGGCCTGGCGCTAGTGCTGGGAGCGGTGCTGTGGCAAGGTTATCGAGTGATTCCGGATTTCCCGACGATGGGGGCCGGCGGCTGGCTGCACGCAAAACTATTTGCGGTGGCGCTGATCCTGGCGCATTACATCGTGTCCGGACGCTGGCTCAATGGCGTCGATCGAGGACGCTCCTTGCCCAGCGGCCGCGCACTGCGGCTGTTCAACGAAGTGCCGGTGGTCTTGTTGGTCGGCGTGATCTGGCTGGTGCTCGCCAAGCCGTTTTGA
- a CDS encoding acetyl-CoA carboxylase carboxyltransferase subunit alpha: protein MNPNYLDFEQPIADLEAKIQELRKASTGTAVNVDTEVRALRDKLRVRTAQIFRDLSAWQVSQLARHPQRPYTLDYIGIICDQFQELAGDRAYADDKAMVGGLGRIDGRPVVIIGHQKGRDTKTKVARNFGMPRPEGYRKALRLMKLAERFRLPLLTFIDTPGAYPGIGAEERGQSEAIARNLLEMAELKVPVICTVIGEGGSGGALAIGVGDRTLMLEYGTYSVISPEGCASILWKDAAKAKDAAEQLGLTAKRLKGLGLIDKVIREPTGGAHRNPEQMGKRLKAVLLNELDTLEKIPIDALLQQRYQRLRSYGAYEGN, encoded by the coding sequence ATGAATCCTAACTACCTCGACTTCGAGCAACCCATCGCCGATCTGGAAGCCAAGATCCAGGAACTGCGCAAGGCCAGCACCGGCACTGCAGTCAACGTGGACACCGAGGTGCGTGCGCTGCGCGACAAGCTGCGCGTGCGCACTGCGCAGATCTTCCGCGACCTGTCTGCCTGGCAGGTCTCGCAGCTGGCGCGCCACCCGCAGCGCCCATACACGTTGGACTACATCGGTATTATCTGCGACCAATTCCAGGAACTGGCTGGCGACCGCGCCTATGCCGACGACAAGGCGATGGTCGGTGGCCTGGGCCGCATCGACGGACGCCCGGTGGTGATCATCGGTCACCAGAAAGGCCGCGACACCAAGACCAAGGTGGCGCGTAACTTCGGCATGCCACGCCCCGAGGGCTACCGCAAAGCGCTGCGCCTGATGAAGCTGGCCGAGCGCTTCCGCCTGCCACTGCTGACCTTTATCGACACCCCGGGGGCTTACCCAGGCATCGGCGCCGAAGAACGCGGCCAGTCCGAAGCGATCGCGCGCAACCTGCTGGAAATGGCCGAACTCAAGGTGCCGGTAATCTGCACTGTGATCGGCGAAGGTGGCTCCGGTGGCGCGCTGGCGATCGGCGTGGGCGACCGCACCTTGATGCTGGAATACGGCACGTATTCGGTGATTTCGCCGGAAGGCTGCGCCTCGATCCTGTGGAAGGACGCCGCCAAGGCCAAGGATGCTGCCGAACAACTCGGCCTCACTGCCAAGCGTTTGAAGGGCCTGGGTCTGATCGACAAGGTGATCCGCGAACCGACTGGCGGTGCGCATCGCAATCCCGAGCAGATGGGCAAGCGCTTGAAGGCCGTACTGCTCAACGAGCTGGATACGCTGGAAAAGATTCCCATCGATGCTCTGCTGCAGCAGCGTTACCAGCGCCTGCGCAGCTACGGAGCTTACGAAGGCAATTGA
- a CDS encoding class I SAM-dependent methyltransferase, which yields MQQSNDKQYDAHYFSRWYRDAGLADPARLRRKVALAVSQAEYYLERPIRSVLDIGCGEAAWRAPLLTLRPKISYLGLDSSAYAVQRYGRSRQIHPARLGDFAWLRPCAPVDLLICSDVLHYVPTREFNQGLPGLAEMCAGVAFLETFAQEDAFEGDHDGFQARPARWYRRRFASVGFAALGSHCWLSPQLAAAASALERG from the coding sequence ATGCAGCAGTCAAACGACAAACAGTACGACGCTCACTATTTCAGCCGCTGGTATCGCGATGCCGGGCTGGCCGACCCTGCGCGCCTGCGACGCAAGGTCGCACTCGCGGTAAGCCAGGCCGAGTACTACCTTGAGCGCCCGATCCGCAGCGTGCTGGATATCGGCTGCGGCGAGGCCGCGTGGCGCGCGCCGCTGCTGACGCTGCGGCCAAAGATCAGCTACCTGGGCTTGGATAGCAGTGCCTACGCAGTGCAGCGCTACGGCCGCAGCCGACAGATCCACCCTGCCCGCCTCGGCGACTTCGCGTGGCTGCGTCCGTGCGCACCAGTGGACCTGCTGATCTGCTCGGACGTGCTGCACTACGTGCCCACGCGCGAGTTCAATCAGGGCCTGCCTGGATTGGCGGAGATGTGCGCAGGCGTGGCGTTTCTAGAAACCTTCGCGCAGGAAGACGCCTTCGAAGGCGACCACGATGGTTTTCAGGCGCGGCCGGCGCGCTGGTATCGGCGCCGCTTCGCCAGTGTGGGGTTCGCTGCACTCGGCTCGCACTGCTGGCTATCGCCGCAGCTGGCCGCAGCGGCGTCGGCGTTGGAGCGCGGCTAG
- a CDS encoding IS5 family transposase (programmed frameshift) produces the protein MTRRKEIPIALWKRIEPLIPQVKRSPKGGRPRISDQQALNGIVYVLRTGMPWEDLPVELGYGSGMTCWRRLRDWQAAGVWHRLHQVLLTELRRAQRLDLSRASLDAASVAFPPGGAYTGPNPTDRGKLGSKRHLIVDRNGVPLAVCVTGANRHDSVVFEELIDALPPIGGKPGRPRRWPDKLHADKAYDIDRCRAFLKQRGIIARIARKGIERNDRLGRHRWVVERTHAWFAGMGKLRIRFERRIDLHLALLSLACSIICLRLLPGFC, from the exons ATGACACGTCGCAAAGAGATCCCCATTGCGCTGTGGAAGCGCATCGAGCCGCTGATTCCCCAAGTGAAGCGTTCGCCCAAAGGTGGACGGCCGCGCATCAGTGATCAGCAAGCCCTCAACGGCATCGTCTATGTCTTGCGCACGGGCATGCCATGGGAAGACCTGCCTGTGGAACTGGGCTATGGCAGCGGCATGACCTGCTGGCGCCGGTTGCGTGATTGGCAAGCCGCCGGTGTGTGGCATCGTCTGCATCAGGTGTTGCTGACCGAGCTGCGTCGCGCCCAGAGGCTGGATCTGAGCCGAGCCAGTCTGGACGCCGCCAGTGTGGCCT TCCCCCCGGGGGGCGCCTACACCGGGCCAAACCCGACCGATCGCGGCAAACTCGGCAGCAAACGGCATCTGATCGTGGACCGCAACGGCGTGCCCTTGGCAGTGTGCGTCACCGGCGCCAATCGGCACGACTCGGTCGTGTTCGAGGAGTTGATCGACGCCTTGCCGCCAATTGGTGGCAAACCAGGGCGCCCGCGACGTTGGCCAGACAAATTGCACGCCGACAAGGCTTACGACATCGACCGCTGTCGCGCCTTCCTCAAGCAGCGCGGCATCATTGCGCGGATCGCACGCAAGGGAATCGAGCGCAACGACCGGTTGGGCCGTCATCGCTGGGTCGTCGAGCGCACGCATGCCTGGTTCGCAGGCATGGGCAAACTGCGCATCCGCTTTGAACGCCGCATCGATCTCCACTTGGCGTTGCTCTCGCTTGCATGCTCCATCATCTGCTTACGGCTTCTTCCTGGGTTTTGTTAG
- a CDS encoding IS5 family transposase, with product MQLTFGDAEGLGKRKQTRREIFLAEMEQVVPWQRLLALIAPHYPASGRPGRQPYALATMLRIHLLQQWYALSDPAMEEALHEIPSLRRFAQLGGLDNVPDETTILNFRRLLETHGLAARMLEAVNAHLARKGQSLRSGTIVDATLIAAPSSTKNADHARDPEMHQTKKGKQYYFGMKAHIGVDDVSGLVHHVECTAANVADITQAHKLLHGKEDTLSGDSGYTGLDKRAEMARKRKLRYLIAEKPSKLKQIKNARELQWAQRWEHTKASLRAKVEHPFRVIKRQFGYVKVRYRGLAKNTAQVLTLFALSNLWMVRRQLLPAKA from the coding sequence ATGCAACTGACGTTTGGTGACGCCGAGGGCCTGGGTAAGCGCAAGCAGACCCGCCGGGAAATCTTCCTGGCCGAGATGGAGCAGGTCGTTCCGTGGCAGCGGTTGCTTGCGCTGATCGCACCGCACTATCCGGCGTCGGGACGGCCAGGTCGGCAGCCGTACGCACTGGCCACGATGTTGCGGATTCATCTACTGCAACAGTGGTACGCGCTGAGCGATCCGGCGATGGAAGAAGCGTTGCATGAGATCCCGAGCTTGCGGCGTTTTGCCCAGCTCGGTGGGTTGGACAACGTTCCTGACGAGACCACGATTCTCAATTTTCGTCGTTTGCTGGAGACCCATGGCCTGGCCGCGCGGATGCTGGAAGCGGTCAACGCGCATCTGGCGCGCAAGGGTCAAAGTCTGCGCTCGGGCACGATCGTCGATGCAACCCTGATCGCTGCGCCCAGTTCGACCAAGAACGCTGACCACGCGCGCGATCCTGAGATGCACCAGACCAAGAAAGGCAAGCAATATTACTTCGGGATGAAAGCGCACATTGGAGTAGACGATGTGTCCGGGTTGGTGCACCACGTGGAATGCACGGCGGCCAACGTTGCCGATATCACGCAGGCGCACAAGCTGCTGCATGGCAAGGAAGACACGCTCAGCGGGGATAGCGGTTACACGGGGCTGGACAAGCGCGCGGAGATGGCGCGCAAGCGCAAGTTGCGCTACCTGATTGCAGAGAAGCCGTCCAAGCTCAAGCAGATCAAGAACGCGCGCGAGTTGCAGTGGGCCCAGCGCTGGGAGCACACCAAGGCCAGCCTGCGGGCGAAGGTGGAACATCCATTTCGGGTGATCAAACGCCAGTTTGGTTACGTCAAGGTCCGCTATCGCGGCCTAGCGAAGAATACCGCGCAGGTGCTGACGCTGTTTGCGCTATCCAATCTATGGATGGTGCGCCGGCAGTTATTGCCGGCCAAGGCATAA